CAACAGCCCCGCCAACACCATCTATCAGCTCGACCCCGCCACCTGCGCGGTCGTCTCGACGGTCGGCTTCCCGGAGGCCGAGCCGTTCGCGGGCGCCGGTCTGGAGCTGGACTCCTCGGGAGCGCTCTGGGCGACCTCGCAGGTCTCCAACACCGCCTATCTGATCGACAGCGGCGTGCCGACGTCCACGGACGTGCCGTGGCTGCGGCAGAAGGTCTCCACCGGCACGCTGGCACCCGGCGACTCGATCGATGTGGAGGTGGAGATCGACACGACCGGCCTGGCGGCGGGCGTCCATCGGGCGGTCCTGCTCTTCGACACCAACGCGGGCAGGCAGCCCGTCGTCCAGGTGCCGGTGGAGGTCGTCGTCTCCGGCTACTGGCAGGGCGTCGCGGTCGGCGGGACCGAGGAGCACGTCGCGGCGGACGAGATCGCCTTCGCCCCGGACCAGCCCTACAGCGAGGGGTCGTGGGGCTGGATCGGCGAGGACTCGACCACCGGGAGCGTCGGGGCGAACGTCGACATCGCCAACACCAGGGAGGACGCCCTCTATCGCAACCAGCGGACGAACCTTGAGGCCTACCGGTTCGACGATCTGCCCGCGGGCACCTATGAGGTCACGCTCGGCTTCGCCGAACTCCAGCGCTCACCCAAGGTGGACTGGCGCCGATTCGACGTCACCCTCAACGAGCGGGTGGTGCTGCTCGGCTACGACATCGCCCAGACCGTGGGCGGCCGGGCGGCCGACACCAGGGTGTACCGGGTGACGATCGCCGAGGGCGAGTCGCTGGACGTCGAGTTCTTCAATCGGCGCAGTTACCGGCCCGCCGCGATCAACAACATCGAGGTGGTCCACCGGCCCGACTGGTGACCTGTCGAGGCGGCGGGTGCGTCACGACTCGTCGCGATTCGGAGTGTGCGGGCGTCGGACGGAGGCATTCGTCCGGCGCCCGCGCCGCTCCGGGGCCGAAGGGATCGACGTGTCCTCGTCGGCGATCCGCTTCTCCCGTCGATCCGCCGTCCGGCACGGCGGGCCGATCCACGACGGCGAGTCGGCACCGCCCCGTCCCGGCGCCCCGAGCCGTTCTCCGGCGGGCGGGTTCCCGTCGCCGCTCGTTCGATTCCGTTGTCCGCCCCGGCGCGGGGTGTGCGCCGAATTCGGCGGTGCGTCCCGGCCGAACAGGAAGAACCCTCCGAATACCTCGGCAATGAGGTCGTCGATGATGCGACCCGCGTTCGGCGTGTTCCGCCGAATGGACTCTTGTCGGCGCGAGACGCGGCAAGTCGAATCGAAGGCGGTCGCCGTTCACCTCGGCTGCACGTCGAGACGCCGGCCCCGCCGTCGCAGCCGGCAAGGAGGAATCGGTGTCTGGAATTCTCACCTCGGCACGAAGATCACGGCGTCTCCCGGCGGGATCTCGCGGCGCCCCCGGCCTGGTGCTCGGCGCGGTGGCCGCGTTGTTCATGGCCGGTGCCGCGCCGTCGGTCGCACAGCAGTCCTCAGCTGACGACGATCGTGCGCCGATCGACGCCGACGTGCTCCGCGTCCTGCGAGAGGAGGGCGCGGGCGATGTCTGGATCGTCCTGGAAGATCGGGCGGACCTGTCCGAGGCCTCGGCGACGGCCGACTGGGCCGAGCGCGGCCACGCCGTCGTCGACGCCCTGCGCGGCACCGCCGAACAGAGCCAGGCCGAGGCGGTCGCGCTGCTCACGGACGCAGGCGCCGACTTCACGCCGTACTGGATCTCCAACCGCGTCCTCGTCCGATCCGCGTCCGAGTCGTTGGCCGACTCGATCAGCCGAGTGCCCGGCGTCGACCGGATCTCGTTGCCGACCACGCTGGAGATCCCGGGGCCGATCGACCAGCCCGCGGCGGAGAAGGCCGTCGACGGAATCGAATGGGGCATCGACTCGATCAACGCCGACGACGTCTGGGCGGACTACGGCTTCACCGGCGAGGGCATCGTGATCGGCGCCGTCGACACCGGCGTCGAGTTCGACCATCCGGCGCTGGTCGACGCCTATCGGGGCAACCTCGGCAACGGCGGCTTCGACCACGACCACAACTGGTTCGACCCCACGAGCACCTGCGGTTCGCCTGCCGCCGTCCCGTGCGACAACCACGGCCACGGCACCCATGTCACTGGCACCATGATCGGCGACGACGGCGCGGGCAACCAGATCGGCGTGGCACCCGGCGCGCGGTGGATCTCCGCCAAGGGCTGTGAGGGCGGCACGGGCTGTTCGGAGAGCGCGTTGCTCGGCGCCACCCAGTGGATGCTGGCCCCGACCGACACCGAAGGCCGGAATCCGCGCCCCGATCTCCGGCCGCACATCGTCAACAACTCCTGGGGAGTGCCCAACGGGCCTGCCGTCGACCCCACCTTCGACGAGGTCATCGCCGCCTGGAACGCCTCCGGGATCTTCGCCCTGTTCTCCAACGGCAACTCCGGCCCCGGCTGCGACACCATCGACTCACCGGCCGATTCGGTGCTGGCCTACGGCGTCGGCGCGCACTCGGTGAACAACACCATCGCGAACTCCTCCGGCCGAGGGCCCGGTGCGGACGGCACGATCCGGCCGAGCATCACCGCGCCCGGTGTGAGCGTCCGGTCCGCCCTGCCCGGCGCGCTCTACGGCGCCGCCAGCGGCACCTCGATGGCCGCCCCGCACGTCGCGGGCTCGGTGGCCCTGCTCTGGTCGGCCGCGCCGAGCCTGATCGGCGACGTCGAGGCGACCCGAGCCCTGCTGGACACCACCGCCGTCCCCGTCGACGACACCAGCTGCGGCGGGACCCCGGCGGACAACAACGTGTGGGGCAAGGGCAGGCTCGACGTCCTGGCCGCCGTGGACGCCGCGCCGCGCGGTGACGCGGGCATCCTGACCGGCACCGTCACCGACTCGACCACCGGGGAACCTGTCGCCGCCGCCAGGGTCGCGGTGTCCGGCCCGCAGAACCGGGCCGTGGTCGCCGCGGCGGACGGCACCTTCACATTGATGCTGCCGGTCGGCGAGTACGCGGTGACCGGCAACGTCTTCGGCTACGCCGAGCACGGGGCGTCGGCCGCCGTCCTCGCCGACGAGACGGCGACGGTCACCCTGGCACTGACGGCCCTGCCGACCCACGCCGTGTCCGGCCGGATCTCCGACGCGGGGGGCACCGGGCTGGCCGGCGTCGAGGTGGTCTTCGGCGATGGCGAGCTGCCCTCGTCGACCACCGACGCAGGGGGCGACTTCGTGTTCGACGCCGTCCCGGTGGGCACGCATCGGCTTGCGGCCCAGGGCTCCGGCTGCGCCGAGCCGCAGGTCGGGGACGCGGTGGTCGCGAACGGCGACACGATCGTCGACTTCGCCCTCGCCGATGTCACCGACGCCTACGGCAACTTCTGCCGCGTCCAGGACGGCGCCTTCCTCGCCGGGGACACCCGCCTGGCGTTGAGCGGCGACGACGCCTCGGAGACGGTCGCCCTGCCCTTCCCGATCACCTTCTACGGGCAGCACTACGAGCAGGGGTTCGTCGCGACCAACGGCTTCCTCAGCTTCGTCTCGGCCGCCACCGAGTCGCAGAACACCGCGCTGCCCAGCGCGCTGCTGCCCAACGGCGCCGTCTACCCGTTCTGGGACGACCTGATCGTCGACGAGACGGGCGGAATTCTCACCGGGGTGTCCGGTGTAGAGGGCGAGCGGGTGTTCGTGGTGGAGTGGCGAGACGTCCTCCTGGCCGATTCGGCGGCGCGGATCACCTTCTCCGTCGCCTTCCACGAGGCAGGCGGCCTGACGTTCGGCTACGCGGACCTGCCCGCCGACGAGCCCGGCGCGCTCGGCGGCTCGGCCACGGTGGGCATCGAGAACTTCCGGGGCGGCGACGCCTTGCAGTACTCCTTCGACCGGCCGGTGCTCGCGGCCGGGACGTCGATCCGGTTCCACGAGCCCGGCGGCGCCGCTCCCGAACCGAGGGCGGCCGGCCAGGGGTGAGGTGGGCCGGTGGGCTGAGGTGGATCGGGTGGGCTGAGAGGAAGTGAGTGAGCTGAGCTGCGGCGAGTGGACCGAGAGTGAGCGCGCTGCGGGGCGCATCGGCGGGGCCAGTCTCGCCGGGGCGCCAGGCGGTCCCGGTGGCGGACCGCCTCCGACGCGGTGACCCGCCCGACGCGGTGGAGTCCGAGGCGGTGAGCAGCGGCGGACAGACCGTGGAGAGATGCCGGCTCGGCCTCATGCTCATGCGGCTGCGCGAACGCGCGGGCCGCTCGCGGACCGAGGCCGCCCGCGCCATCGGCAAGGATCAGGCCGCCTGAGCCGTGTCGAGCTGGGAACCGGTTCGCCCAGTCCTGACCAGATCGCCGCGTTGCTGGAGTTCATCGAGTTCGATGCGGAAGAGCGGGCGACGGTGCTCTCGCTCGGCGCCGAGACCGCAAGCGCCAGCGGCGGCGCGGTTATACAGACCTGCTGCCCGGCGATTTCGCTCGGCCGGCCGATCTGGAGGCTGATGCAGGCGAGATTCGCGGCTATGATGCCGGTGCCGTTCCGGGTCCTTTTCGCCATTCTGTGGGCGGAGATCGAGGCGGATCCGTTGTGGGTGGTGTTCGCCGATGAGCCGGCTATGCGGATTCCACTGGAGACGAGGAATTCCGGGAGTATCCGCCGATCTCTGCCGGGCTAGCCGAGGAGATCACCGCCTGGGATCGAGAGTTGACCGCGACCTGTCGGGCGGATGACCCGGCGCGGTCGGAGTTCGGCTCTCCGGCCGAGGCTCGGGCCTGGGGTGAGCACGGTCGGGCGCTCGCTGAGCGATCGGCAGCCGAACTTCCCGGCGACCTGACCGTCGGCTTCGTCGGCACCCAGGCGATCCGCCAGGGAAACTTCGTCCCGCCGTGGCAGGGTTCCGACGAGTGGAGAAGGACGAAACAGTCCTGCCGGGGAGGTTCGTGCACCGGCGGTGACGGGCCATCGGAGCAGTCATGATCACGGCTGGTGAACGACTGGCGTCCGTTGCCCTCTCCGCCGAGTGGGTGCTGATCCCCTCTGGGTGGTGACGACGACGAACTCGGTCCGCACACCGTGTCCGATCGACGCCTTCCGCGCGAGACACGGGATCTCGGTGGGCCTCGCGGACGAGCCGGCGGGCTGGGATCAGGCCTTCCGGGACACC
This genomic stretch from Actinoalloteichus hoggarensis harbors:
- a CDS encoding S8 family serine peptidase → MSGILTSARRSRRLPAGSRGAPGLVLGAVAALFMAGAAPSVAQQSSADDDRAPIDADVLRVLREEGAGDVWIVLEDRADLSEASATADWAERGHAVVDALRGTAEQSQAEAVALLTDAGADFTPYWISNRVLVRSASESLADSISRVPGVDRISLPTTLEIPGPIDQPAAEKAVDGIEWGIDSINADDVWADYGFTGEGIVIGAVDTGVEFDHPALVDAYRGNLGNGGFDHDHNWFDPTSTCGSPAAVPCDNHGHGTHVTGTMIGDDGAGNQIGVAPGARWISAKGCEGGTGCSESALLGATQWMLAPTDTEGRNPRPDLRPHIVNNSWGVPNGPAVDPTFDEVIAAWNASGIFALFSNGNSGPGCDTIDSPADSVLAYGVGAHSVNNTIANSSGRGPGADGTIRPSITAPGVSVRSALPGALYGAASGTSMAAPHVAGSVALLWSAAPSLIGDVEATRALLDTTAVPVDDTSCGGTPADNNVWGKGRLDVLAAVDAAPRGDAGILTGTVTDSTTGEPVAAARVAVSGPQNRAVVAAADGTFTLMLPVGEYAVTGNVFGYAEHGASAAVLADETATVTLALTALPTHAVSGRISDAGGTGLAGVEVVFGDGELPSSTTDAGGDFVFDAVPVGTHRLAAQGSGCAEPQVGDAVVANGDTIVDFALADVTDAYGNFCRVQDGAFLAGDTRLALSGDDASETVALPFPITFYGQHYEQGFVATNGFLSFVSAATESQNTALPSALLPNGAVYPFWDDLIVDETGGILTGVSGVEGERVFVVEWRDVLLADSAARITFSVAFHEAGGLTFGYADLPADEPGALGGSATVGIENFRGGDALQYSFDRPVLAAGTSIRFHEPGGAAPEPRAAGQG